One region of Clavibacter michiganensis subsp. tessellarius genomic DNA includes:
- a CDS encoding cation:dicarboxylate symporter family transporter, whose protein sequence is MTNPIAALRRLDRQHYLYIAVIVAVILGVTVGLVAPETGVALKPIGDAFVALIKMMIAPIIFCTIVLGVGSVAKAATVGRVGGLALLYFIVMSTFALAIGLVVGNLIHPGEGLDLSGLRAPEGSTEATDEKDFLLSIIPTSLLSSLTSGSILQTLFVALLVGFALQQLGKRGEPVLEGIRNIQVLVFRILSMVMWVAPLGAFGAIAAVVGATGFQAVISLATLMIGFYITCALFIVVVLGTLLWFAARVSIFKLMRYLGREYLLIVSTSSSEVALPRLIAKMEHVGVSKPVVGITVPTGYSFNLDGTAIYLTMASLFIASALGSPLALGEQVSLLVFMIIASKGAAGVTGAGLATLAGGLQSHRPDLVDGVGLIVGIDRFMSEARALTNFTGNAVATILIGTWTRGIDADRVALVLGGGDPFDETSMGTEHDAGLKAPADALEADVTRSGDLGDEARGTSR, encoded by the coding sequence ATGACCAACCCGATCGCCGCTCTCCGCCGCCTGGATCGCCAGCACTACCTCTACATCGCCGTCATCGTGGCGGTGATCCTCGGCGTCACCGTCGGGCTCGTCGCCCCCGAGACGGGCGTCGCGCTCAAGCCGATCGGCGACGCGTTCGTCGCCCTCATCAAGATGATGATCGCGCCCATCATCTTCTGCACCATCGTCCTCGGCGTCGGATCCGTGGCCAAGGCCGCCACCGTCGGCCGCGTCGGCGGGCTCGCGCTCCTCTACTTCATCGTCATGTCGACGTTCGCGCTCGCGATCGGCCTCGTGGTCGGCAACCTCATCCACCCGGGCGAGGGCCTCGACCTCAGCGGCCTGCGGGCGCCCGAGGGCTCGACCGAGGCGACCGACGAGAAGGACTTCCTCCTCTCGATCATCCCCACGTCGCTCCTGTCGTCGCTCACCTCGGGCAGCATCCTGCAGACGCTGTTCGTGGCGCTCCTCGTCGGCTTCGCGCTGCAGCAGCTCGGGAAGCGCGGCGAGCCGGTGCTGGAGGGCATCCGGAACATCCAGGTCCTCGTGTTCCGCATCCTCAGCATGGTCATGTGGGTGGCCCCGCTCGGCGCGTTCGGCGCGATCGCGGCCGTGGTCGGCGCCACCGGGTTCCAGGCGGTCATCAGCCTCGCGACCCTCATGATCGGCTTCTACATCACGTGCGCGCTGTTCATCGTCGTGGTGCTCGGCACGCTGCTCTGGTTCGCGGCCCGCGTCAGCATCTTCAAGCTGATGCGGTACCTCGGCCGCGAGTACCTCCTCATCGTCTCGACCTCGTCGTCCGAGGTCGCGCTGCCGCGCCTCATCGCGAAGATGGAGCACGTGGGCGTCTCCAAGCCCGTCGTCGGCATCACCGTCCCCACCGGCTACTCGTTCAACCTCGACGGCACGGCCATCTACCTGACGATGGCGTCGCTCTTCATCGCGAGCGCGCTGGGCAGCCCGCTGGCGCTCGGCGAGCAGGTCTCGCTGCTGGTGTTCATGATCATCGCGTCGAAGGGCGCCGCGGGCGTCACGGGCGCGGGCCTCGCCACGCTGGCGGGCGGCCTGCAGTCGCACCGTCCGGACCTGGTGGACGGCGTCGGCCTCATCGTGGGCATCGACCGCTTCATGTCCGAGGCGCGCGCCCTCACGAACTTCACCGGCAACGCGGTCGCCACGATCCTCATCGGCACCTGGACCCGCGGCATCGACGCCGACCGCGTGGCCCTCGTCCTCGGCGGCGGCGACCCGTTCGACGAGACGAGCATGGGCACCGAGCACGACGCCGGGCTGAAGGCGCCGGCGGACGCCCTCGAGGCGGACGTCACGCGCTCCGGCGACCTCGGCGACGAGGCCCGCGGCACCAGCCGGTGA
- a CDS encoding ATP-binding protein, translating into MAERALAVRPHRPRRRRPALPRGIAARLLVVQLTVLLVVAVAATAALWSDSRQRAQQAAADRSLAVATTVADSPRVAEGLASADPTAALLDYSLDVTRDTGVDFVTIMDRDTVRVTHPDHDEIGRRYLGTTGPALAGRPLTETSTGTLGPSVRAVVPVRDAAGGIVGLVAAGVTVDRVSEVLGARLPGLLGTVGALALLLAAGAVLLSRSLERTTWGLGPEEMARMLAYYESVLHSVGEGIVLVDRDRRLVLHNDQAAGLLDLDVDPAAGPVEVAALGLPAPLERLLAGGTTADEVVHLPSGRVLVVTQRPALPTGRTGSAARLGTVTTLRDRTEVQRLSGEVATLRTLSDAMRAQTHEFANRLHTIVSLIELERPREALALAASELETDRRAAAGGLADGADPVVQALVRGKTAQAAERGVELAVRVADGTGAPGVAPADLVTVVGNLVDNAIDAAADPSRATARGDDRGRVELAIARADDGALVVEVADDGPGVDPAVRPRVLEFGVSTKPDAGAPRGVGLALVARTAERLGGAVEVGDADPRLGGARFRVVLPADPGAGRGDDAQATAGPGDDAAGVRP; encoded by the coding sequence ATGGCGGAGCGCGCGCTCGCCGTACGACCGCACCGGCCCAGGCGCCGGCGCCCCGCCCTCCCCCGCGGCATCGCCGCCCGGCTCCTCGTGGTCCAGCTCACCGTGCTGCTCGTGGTCGCGGTGGCGGCCACCGCGGCCCTGTGGTCGGACTCGCGCCAGCGGGCGCAGCAGGCGGCCGCCGATCGCAGCCTCGCCGTCGCGACGACCGTCGCCGACTCGCCGCGGGTGGCGGAGGGGCTGGCGTCCGCGGATCCGACCGCTGCCCTCCTCGACTACTCGCTCGACGTGACGCGCGACACGGGCGTGGACTTCGTGACGATCATGGACCGCGACACCGTCCGGGTCACCCACCCCGACCACGACGAGATCGGCCGGCGCTACCTCGGCACGACCGGGCCCGCGCTCGCCGGCCGGCCGCTGACCGAGACCTCCACGGGCACCCTCGGTCCGAGCGTGCGGGCCGTCGTCCCCGTGCGGGACGCGGCGGGCGGGATCGTCGGGCTCGTCGCCGCGGGCGTGACCGTCGACCGCGTCTCCGAGGTGCTCGGCGCGCGGCTCCCGGGGCTCCTCGGCACGGTCGGCGCGCTGGCGCTGCTGCTCGCCGCCGGCGCGGTGCTCCTCAGCCGGTCGCTCGAGCGGACGACGTGGGGGCTCGGCCCCGAGGAGATGGCGCGCATGCTCGCCTACTACGAGTCGGTGCTGCACTCGGTGGGCGAGGGCATCGTGCTCGTGGACCGCGACCGGCGGCTCGTGCTGCACAACGACCAGGCGGCCGGGCTGCTCGACCTCGACGTGGATCCGGCCGCCGGGCCCGTCGAGGTCGCCGCGCTCGGGCTCCCCGCGCCCCTCGAGCGGCTGCTCGCCGGCGGCACGACGGCCGACGAGGTGGTGCACCTGCCCTCCGGCCGGGTCCTCGTCGTGACGCAGCGGCCCGCCCTGCCCACGGGCCGCACCGGGAGCGCCGCCCGGCTCGGGACGGTGACGACGCTGCGGGACCGGACGGAGGTCCAGCGCCTGTCGGGCGAGGTCGCGACGCTGCGGACGCTCTCCGACGCCATGCGCGCGCAGACGCACGAGTTCGCGAACCGGCTGCACACGATCGTGTCGCTCATCGAGCTGGAGCGGCCGCGCGAGGCGCTCGCGCTCGCGGCGTCGGAGCTGGAGACCGACCGGCGGGCCGCCGCGGGGGGCCTGGCCGACGGCGCGGATCCCGTCGTGCAGGCGCTCGTGCGCGGCAAGACCGCGCAGGCGGCGGAGCGCGGCGTCGAGCTCGCCGTGCGCGTCGCCGACGGCACGGGCGCCCCGGGCGTCGCCCCCGCCGACCTCGTGACCGTCGTGGGCAACCTCGTCGACAACGCCATCGACGCGGCCGCCGACCCGTCCCGCGCCACCGCGCGCGGCGACGACCGGGGACGCGTGGAGCTCGCGATCGCGCGGGCCGACGACGGCGCGCTCGTCGTCGAGGTGGCGGACGACGGGCCCGGCGTCGATCCCGCGGTGCGGCCGCGCGTGCTCGAGTTCGGGGTCTCGACGAAGCCGGACGCCGGGGCCCCGCGCGGCGTGGGCCTCGCGCTCGTCGCGCGCACGGCGGAGCGGCTCGGCGGCGCGGTCGAGGTCGGGGACGCCGACCCGCGGCTGGGCGGCGCGCGGTTCCGGGTCGTGCTGCCGGCGGATCCGGGTGCCGGGCGGGGCGACGACGCGCAGGCCACCGCTGGCCCGGGTGACGACGCGGCGGGGGTGCGCCCGTGA
- a CDS encoding LacI family DNA-binding transcriptional regulator: protein MRRNSPRGSVTLADVAALAGVSTSTASLAYRSTGSITPATRARILRAAAELGYAGPDPMARSLKSGRSGIVGVVVAGSIRRAFQNPVALATMAGLSEALDELDVGQLLLPGRREPHAGAAPLLEGMPVDAVVFLTRGEEVDALLPGLRARRIPIVGVEGPHGDGVAVVDIDDARGMGELARHVRGLGHRRVGVLMRTTRIEEDGPPGPVVPVGQGLEAIVNRTIRERLRAARSVFPDAVRVEAGGRDLEAGEAAAGVLLDLPSPPTAILAQNDMLAASALQAAAARGIRVPEDLTVTGFDGADLPWLGRRLTTVEQPLHDRGVHAGRMVGELLAGRAAASVVLPVRLRTGETAAAPA, encoded by the coding sequence ATGAGGAGGAACTCGCCGCGCGGCTCGGTCACGCTCGCCGACGTGGCCGCCCTCGCGGGGGTCTCGACCTCCACGGCGTCCCTCGCCTACCGCAGCACCGGGTCCATCACGCCGGCCACGCGGGCCCGGATCCTGCGCGCCGCCGCCGAGCTCGGCTACGCGGGACCGGACCCCATGGCCCGCTCGCTCAAGAGCGGCCGCTCGGGCATCGTCGGCGTCGTCGTGGCGGGCAGCATCCGCCGCGCCTTCCAGAACCCCGTCGCCCTCGCCACCATGGCCGGCCTCTCGGAGGCGCTCGACGAGCTCGACGTGGGGCAGCTGCTCCTGCCCGGCCGCCGCGAGCCGCACGCGGGGGCCGCGCCGCTGCTCGAGGGCATGCCCGTCGACGCCGTCGTCTTCCTCACCCGCGGCGAGGAGGTCGACGCGCTCCTGCCGGGCCTCCGGGCACGCCGGATCCCCATCGTCGGCGTCGAGGGACCGCACGGCGATGGGGTCGCCGTGGTCGACATCGACGACGCCCGCGGCATGGGCGAGCTCGCCCGGCACGTCCGCGGGCTCGGCCACCGCCGCGTCGGCGTCCTGATGCGCACGACGCGCATCGAGGAGGACGGCCCGCCCGGCCCGGTCGTCCCCGTCGGCCAGGGCTTGGAGGCGATCGTCAACCGCACCATCCGCGAGCGCCTCCGCGCGGCACGCAGCGTGTTCCCCGACGCGGTGCGCGTCGAGGCCGGGGGGCGCGACCTCGAGGCGGGCGAGGCGGCGGCCGGCGTGCTGCTCGACCTGCCCTCGCCGCCCACCGCGATCCTCGCCCAGAACGACATGCTCGCGGCGAGCGCGCTCCAGGCGGCCGCCGCCCGGGGCATCCGGGTGCCGGAGGACCTCACGGTCACGGGCTTCGACGGCGCCGACCTGCCGTGGCTCGGCCGCCGTCTCACGACGGTCGAGCAGCCGCTGCACGACCGCGGCGTGCACGCGGGGCGCATGGTGGGCGAGCTGCTCGCGGGACGCGCGGCGGCGAGCGTGGTGCTGCCCGTCCGGCTGCGCACGGGCGAGACCGCGGCCGCGCCCGCCTGA
- a CDS encoding DUF3097 domain-containing protein, which translates to MTPPPSPDDRYGQDVLAAGWRGPAKKAPRPQDATRDLVVEELSTGFCGAIVRVESGMVVLEDYKRKQRTFPLGGSFLLEGEPVALRVPRAAPAGPARTASGSLAVADRQARVALPSRIFVEGRHDAELVERVWGEDLRIEGVVVEYLEGVDHLDEELDRFRPGRGRRVGVLVDHLVPGSKESRIAEAVARGPHRAHALVVGHPYVDVWQSVKPARLGLREWPVIPRNVEWKHGICAALGWPHAEQADIARAWQRILGQVRSYQDLEPALLGRVEQLIDFVTDPAGR; encoded by the coding sequence ATGACGCCGCCTCCCTCCCCCGACGACCGCTACGGACAGGACGTGCTCGCCGCCGGCTGGCGCGGGCCCGCGAAGAAGGCACCCCGGCCGCAGGACGCGACGCGCGACCTCGTGGTCGAGGAGCTGTCGACCGGGTTCTGCGGCGCGATCGTGCGGGTCGAGTCCGGCATGGTCGTGCTCGAGGACTACAAGCGGAAGCAGCGCACGTTCCCGCTCGGCGGGTCCTTCCTCCTCGAGGGCGAGCCCGTGGCGCTCCGCGTGCCCCGCGCCGCGCCCGCCGGCCCCGCGCGCACGGCGTCGGGCTCGCTCGCGGTCGCCGACCGGCAGGCCCGCGTGGCGCTGCCCAGCCGGATCTTCGTGGAGGGCCGGCACGACGCCGAGCTCGTGGAGAGGGTGTGGGGCGAGGACCTCCGCATCGAGGGCGTGGTCGTCGAGTACCTCGAGGGCGTCGACCACCTCGACGAGGAGCTCGACCGCTTCCGCCCCGGCCGCGGGCGTCGCGTGGGCGTGCTCGTCGACCACCTCGTGCCCGGATCCAAGGAGAGCCGGATCGCCGAGGCCGTCGCCCGCGGGCCGCACCGAGCGCACGCGCTCGTCGTCGGCCACCCCTACGTCGACGTGTGGCAGTCCGTGAAGCCCGCGCGGCTGGGCCTCCGGGAGTGGCCGGTGATCCCGCGGAACGTCGAGTGGAAGCACGGGATCTGCGCCGCGCTCGGCTGGCCGCACGCCGAGCAGGCCGACATCGCGCGGGCGTGGCAGCGGATCCTCGGCCAGGTGCGCTCGTACCAGGACCTCGAGCCCGCGCTCCTCGGCCGAGTGGAGCAGCTCATCGACTTCGTGACCGACCCCGCGGGGCGCTAG
- a CDS encoding MerR family transcriptional regulator: MPASAARPTPARTPGLLSIGQVLARLTPEFPDLTNSKLRFLEEQGLVQPSRTESGYRKFSPADVERLRTVLGMQRDHYLPLKVIRAYLRDLDAGLSPALPGAATAPATSMLDQERRFNRAELVRESGATAPLLGDAITAGVLMPAEVYGEEAVQVMRALVELQRTGIEPRHLRGFRQAAERELSLIESALVPVSRRRDASSRAHAAELAREIATQLEVVRGSLIRSALGRLSS; encoded by the coding sequence GTGCCGGCGTCCGCCGCCCGGCCGACGCCCGCACGCACCCCCGGACTGCTCAGCATCGGGCAGGTGCTCGCACGCCTCACGCCGGAGTTCCCCGACCTCACGAACAGCAAGCTCCGCTTCCTCGAGGAGCAGGGGCTCGTCCAGCCCTCCCGCACGGAGTCCGGCTACCGCAAGTTCAGCCCCGCCGACGTCGAGCGCCTCCGCACGGTGCTCGGCATGCAGCGCGACCACTACCTCCCGCTCAAGGTCATCCGCGCGTACCTCCGCGACCTCGACGCCGGCCTGTCGCCCGCGCTCCCCGGAGCGGCCACGGCGCCCGCCACCTCGATGCTCGACCAGGAGCGCCGATTCAACCGCGCGGAGCTCGTCCGCGAGTCCGGCGCCACGGCCCCGCTCCTCGGCGACGCGATCACCGCGGGCGTGCTCATGCCGGCCGAGGTCTACGGCGAGGAGGCCGTGCAGGTCATGCGCGCGCTCGTCGAGCTGCAGCGCACGGGCATCGAACCCCGCCACCTCCGCGGCTTCCGCCAGGCGGCGGAGCGCGAGCTGAGCCTCATCGAGTCGGCGCTGGTGCCGGTGTCCCGGCGCCGCGACGCGTCGAGCCGGGCCCACGCCGCCGAGCTCGCGCGGGAGATCGCCACGCAGCTCGAGGTGGTGCGCGGGAGCCTCATCCGCTCCGCGCTCGGCCGCCTCTCGTCCTGA
- a CDS encoding response regulator — MIRVLVVDDDALTAEAHAAYAGRLDGFAVVGVAHTGGEALRLIAEAGPDGIDLVLLDMTLPDMHGLEVCRRLRAAGRATDVVAVTAVRDQAVVRSSVTAGIVQYLIKPFTFAAFAEKMAAYVGYREGLDTGSGSTTQLQVDRALAALRSPAPEARLPKGMSAETLDLVRGIARGSGAPDERPADGVSAAEVSAVLDVSRVTARRYLEYLADVGQVERVPRYGTPGRPELGYRWTG; from the coding sequence GTGATCCGCGTGCTGGTCGTCGACGACGACGCGCTCACCGCGGAGGCGCACGCGGCGTACGCCGGCCGGCTCGACGGCTTCGCGGTCGTCGGCGTCGCCCACACCGGCGGCGAGGCCCTGCGCCTCATCGCCGAGGCGGGCCCCGACGGGATCGACCTGGTGCTCCTCGACATGACGCTGCCCGACATGCACGGCCTCGAGGTGTGCCGCCGCCTGCGCGCCGCGGGACGGGCGACCGACGTGGTGGCGGTGACGGCGGTGCGCGACCAGGCCGTGGTGCGCAGCTCCGTGACGGCGGGGATCGTGCAGTACCTCATCAAGCCGTTCACGTTCGCGGCCTTCGCCGAGAAGATGGCGGCCTACGTCGGGTACCGCGAGGGCCTCGACACCGGGAGCGGGAGCACGACGCAGCTCCAGGTCGACCGGGCGCTCGCGGCGCTGCGCTCGCCCGCGCCGGAGGCCCGGCTGCCCAAGGGCATGTCGGCGGAGACGCTCGACCTCGTGCGCGGGATCGCCCGCGGGTCCGGGGCGCCCGACGAGCGCCCCGCGGACGGCGTCTCGGCGGCGGAGGTGTCGGCCGTGCTCGACGTCTCGCGCGTGACCGCCCGGCGCTACCTGGAGTACCTCGCGGACGTCGGCCAGGTGGAGCGCGTGCCGCGGTACGGGACGCCCGGCCGGCCGGAGCTCGGCTACCGCTGGACCGGCTGA
- a CDS encoding M4 family metallopeptidase: MRRTILPPYLLTRLAEADPERMSAARQAARRALRDQGPLIHERRGPGAAPDPSALADRDPSGIHRTISDAGNREELPGRTVRVEGAPDTGDAEVDEAYAGLGATHSLFSEVYGRESLDDRGLPLLATVHYGEEYDNAFWDGTRMVFGDGDGEVFAPFTRSLTVIGHELTHGVTELTLGLVYQGQSGALNESISDVFGVLVEQHALGQSADEATWLVGAELFLDRSTGLALRSMRAPGTAYDDDVLGKDPQPGHLDDYVETQEDNGGVHINSGIPNRAFFLAATGIGGAAWEGAGRVWYDVIESGAVRPDADFAAFARATVDAASARYGEGASEVAAVQAAWEGVGIEV; this comes from the coding sequence ATGAGACGCACGATCCTCCCGCCGTACCTGCTGACCCGCCTCGCCGAGGCCGACCCCGAGAGGATGTCCGCCGCCCGGCAGGCCGCGCGCCGCGCGCTGCGCGACCAGGGGCCGCTCATCCACGAGCGGCGGGGGCCGGGCGCGGCGCCCGACCCGTCGGCGCTCGCGGACCGCGACCCGTCCGGGATCCACCGCACCATCTCCGACGCGGGGAACCGCGAGGAGCTGCCGGGCCGCACGGTGCGCGTCGAGGGCGCGCCCGACACCGGGGACGCCGAGGTGGACGAGGCGTACGCCGGGCTCGGCGCCACCCACTCCCTCTTCTCCGAGGTCTACGGCCGGGAGTCGCTCGACGACCGCGGCCTGCCGCTGCTCGCGACCGTGCACTACGGCGAGGAGTACGACAACGCGTTCTGGGACGGCACGCGCATGGTCTTCGGCGACGGGGACGGCGAGGTGTTCGCGCCGTTCACCCGCTCGCTCACGGTCATCGGGCACGAGCTGACCCACGGGGTCACCGAGCTCACGCTCGGCCTCGTCTACCAGGGCCAGTCCGGCGCGCTCAACGAGTCGATCTCCGACGTGTTCGGCGTGCTCGTGGAGCAGCACGCGCTCGGGCAGTCCGCCGACGAGGCGACCTGGCTCGTGGGCGCCGAGCTGTTCCTCGACCGGTCGACCGGGCTCGCGCTCCGCTCGATGCGGGCGCCCGGCACGGCCTACGACGACGACGTGCTGGGGAAGGACCCGCAGCCCGGCCACCTCGACGACTACGTGGAGACGCAGGAGGACAACGGCGGCGTGCACATCAACTCGGGGATCCCGAACCGCGCCTTCTTCCTCGCGGCGACCGGCATCGGGGGCGCGGCCTGGGAGGGCGCCGGCCGCGTCTGGTACGACGTCATCGAGTCCGGGGCCGTGCGCCCCGACGCCGACTTCGCCGCCTTCGCCCGGGCCACGGTCGACGCGGCGTCCGCGCGGTACGGTGAGGGCGCGTCCGAGGTCGCCGCGGTCCAGGCGGCGTGGGAGGGCGTCGGGATCGAGGTCTAG
- a CDS encoding FHA domain-containing protein: MDARQEGHGAARVPEQYTSTDTTATFRDELGAALAGLDGGVSADEKDAVTALPSGSALLVVRRGPNQGARFLLDADVTVAGRHPDADIFLDDVTVSRRHAEFVREGTTFQVKDLGSLNGTYFDGVRIDTALLQDGAEVQVGKFRLTFYASRADLVGRTTE, encoded by the coding sequence ATGGATGCACGCCAAGAGGGTCACGGCGCCGCGCGCGTGCCCGAGCAGTACACGAGCACGGACACCACGGCCACCTTCCGAGACGAGCTCGGGGCCGCGCTCGCGGGCCTCGACGGCGGCGTCTCCGCCGACGAGAAGGACGCCGTCACGGCGCTCCCGTCCGGATCCGCGCTCCTCGTGGTCCGTCGCGGCCCGAACCAGGGCGCCCGCTTCCTCCTCGACGCCGACGTCACCGTGGCGGGACGCCACCCCGACGCCGACATCTTCCTCGACGACGTCACCGTCTCGCGTCGCCACGCGGAGTTCGTCCGCGAGGGCACGACGTTCCAGGTCAAGGACCTCGGCTCGCTGAACGGCACGTACTTCGACGGCGTCCGCATCGACACGGCCCTGCTGCAGGACGGCGCCGAGGTCCAGGTCGGCAAGTTCCGCCTCACGTTCTACGCCTCGCGCGCCGACCTCGTCGGCCGGACGACCGAGTAG